The Panthera uncia isolate 11264 chromosome C1 unlocalized genomic scaffold, Puncia_PCG_1.0 HiC_scaffold_3, whole genome shotgun sequence genome includes a region encoding these proteins:
- the LOC125911455 gene encoding late cornified envelope protein 1F-like: MSCQKNQQQCQPPPKCPPKCPPKCPPVSSCCSVSSGGCCGSSSGGGGCCSSGGGGCCSSGGGGCCLSHHRRRRSHRHRHQNSDCCSQPLGGSNCCGGSSQSSGGCC; encoded by the coding sequence ATGTCCTGCCAGAAGAACCAGCAGCAGTGCCAGCCCCCTCCCAAATGCCCCCCCAAGTGCCCCCCCAAGTGTCCTCCAGTCTCTTCCTGCTGCAGTGTCAGCTCTGGGGGCTGCTGTGGCTCCAgctctgggggcgggggctgtTGTAGCTCCGGGGGTGGTGGCTGCTGTAGCTCTGGGGGTGGTGGCTGCTGTCTGAGCCACCACAGGAGACGCAGGTCCCACCGCCACAGGCACCAGAACTCTGACTGCTGCAGCCAGCCCTTGGGGGGCTCTAACTGCTGTGGAGGGAGCAGTCAGTCATCTGGAGGCTGCTGCTGA